TGTCAAGAGATGCTAATTTCATCACTTCTTTTTAGCTGACAATAGGTGCCATAATTGACACTCATCAGAAACAAAAACATAGTCTATCGGCTTTTTTTATATGGTCCACTTCCCCTTGGTTATTCATTGATAAACCTGCTTTATCACCTATATTTCTCAATGTTGAAGCATGCCCTAACTAGAAACATTGATTGTTGAATAATCACTGTGTCTTGGCCTTTACTATAGTTATTACTAACTCTTTAAAGGTTGGCTTAATTGAGAATTCTATTTCAACTTCGACATCCTTTTGATATGTATGCTTGTGTCATTCACAATGTATACATACTAACATACCAAACACTTTTACATGACTTTTAAGAATATATTCTGTTGTTATAGCACTTAAGCAGAACCCTTTCGGTGCACTCCATATGTTGAATTTTCATTTTATACCACTGTGTCTCAAGTCTCAACTTAGTCCTGCTTCTTTTAGATgcatataaatttaaaaattaagcaGTTACTGATATCAGTATTGTCCTTATATGACTTTCCATGTCGGTTTTCAATCTGTCATTTACCATAAATTTGGCATTGAACTTTACGCAATGCACCCTTTGGCAGAGTAGGGGGTGTCCACTTACTGGAGGCACCAGTGCTTCATCCGGTAACTACTTTGTAAAATACAAATTTATTAATTGGCATGGATCTCGTTTTTAACATTCTTCTCTGATTTTTATTCCAGATGTCTGAAGGACTGTTTAATTTTGTAATTGGCTGGACTTTCATGTTCGCTCCTTTACTATTCAGTGATCGCAAGAGAGACAGATACAAGGGATCACTAGATCTTTTATGGGGCCTCCAAATGTTCCTCACAAACAGTAATGCACTTTTCAAACACTTACTTTTGATTGTGGCCAAAAATAAAGTCCTCCATCCCCATGGAACTCCCAATAAGTGTCTCTCTGATGAAAATTAGGATGATAAATGGTATCTGTATAATATGATTTCCTGAATATACTGGAATTGCTTCGACCAAAATTTCTCAGGAGCTAAATTGAAAACTTTGTCATTGACTAGGAGTTTAGGCGATTAAGATGGCATGGCTATTACTCCCTCTGTCCATTTTATGTGATGGTATAAGCATGGAGTTCAAGAaataaagacttttaaaacttgtgatctAACTTCATTTCAATAAAGGGAAAATGAAAAGTTTGAAGTTAAACTGTTTTTGGATATAAAAAGGTGACATTAGAAAAGGACAGTGTTCACATAAAATGGGACAAAGGGAGTAACTATTTGCATTTACTTTTCTAAAATTTCTCTTGCTCATTCAAGAGCTAGATATTCTGACACACCTTTTCTCTTCAATGTTGCAAGATATTTTCTCTTTGCTATCTTTGATTTTCTGCTTCCTTCAAATGTAACTCTTTTCTTTTATGAATAAATTTTGTTTTGACAAGAGACTTATTAATGAACTTTTTGGAATTTGATGCAGCATTTTTAATTCCGTACATGGCTATTCGGCTAAATAAGATTGACTCAGAGTACCCTCCAAGAGCAACATCTCAACTGGGTTCGATCATGACTCGTGGTGCACCTATTGTTGGACTGATTGGTGGAGCCGCCTGCCTGCTATCGACATTTTGGGCCATTTTCGGGAGAGGAGATGGTGATTTTGGGAGTATATCTGATAGATGGGAGTTCTTGCTCGGCTATCTATCCTCTGAAAGACTTGCTTATGCCTTCATCTGGGATATTTGTCTCTACAGTATATTCCAACCTTGGTTGATAGGAGACAACTTGCAAAATATACAGGAAGATAAAGTCGGCTTAGTGAGATATCTtagttatgttccagttgttggCTTAGTTGCTTACTGCCTTTGTTTGGATACCCAAGAGGAATACTAGATAGAAGTAAATATATTTTGATGACAATCCATGTATTTAATACCTACATAATTTTCATATTCATATGTTCTAATTGATGGTTCCATGCAAAAGAAAGGATATTTTCTTCCACTTAATGTTATGTCACTTCTTTTTCTCTCCTTCAACCAAAGTTTTGTTCTTTAACTTGGATGTGCTAGTTTAGCAAGAGGCGGATGATGAAAGTTTATAACACGAACTTTCATAGTAGAATGTAATAAGTTTAATTGTAATGATAAGTTTCAAGCCTTTGGCAATATTTTTTTCCCAAGTACACACAAGTATACGTAGTTGGCAAGTAATAAAATGACTCAAAAGTTGGATGGCAAACCCACAGAGACTTTAGATTAACTGTCAACTAAGCAACTAAAATTGAATATTTGTCCAAGGTAATCTAAAGTGATGTTTTTCTACTAAACTACTATTGCAAAAATTAAACTAGTACTTAACTAGACTATCAAGAATGCTTGATTGTGATTGAGTATTAATCAACGGAGATGAAGATTCCAAGGTAGGAGTCGATTTATTAATCCTATTGAGTTCATAGTATCCAAATTATTTGTGGTTGCTAGTTGCATAGGCGGATCCAAGATTTGAGCATGACGAGGCACCATTGTAAGCATGCCAATTACTAGTGATAAAGTTCGGCGTGTAACTCTATAAAAATATAATGAGTATGATAATTTATCAACAAAATATAAACTTTAAGTTCTCTTTTTGGCTTTAAAACTCTTTGCAGAAAGCAAAAGTTTGATATCAAATTATTTTGCTATGTTAATATTTTCAAAAGGACAAAAAATTActcaaataaaattaaaatttactcAAATAAATTTACTGTTTCAACAGAAGAAGAGTCTCAAACTCAATAGACGTTGCCAATTTGGACGGTCAGAGTCGAGCTCGAGCAAACACAGAATAAGGTTAACAATCGtttgaaaaagttttttttttattttttatttttgagcaGAAGGGGTTAGTAGAGGATTTTACTTTTGTTTGAAAAAGATAGGCGAGAGTCAGAAGGATTACTTTTGTTTTTGAGTTTGCAAAGGGTTAAAACTTTAGGTTGACTATTGTGTACAAGTattaaagaattaaaaaaaagaaaaaaaaacagcaGACTACTAAGACCTAAGACAGGAGTCGGGTTTCAACCCTGGGTCCATTAAGTAACTGAAGCACTCAAGCAGGCTACAAAAACCATCACTTCCGTCCTCCTTTTGTTGTTGAGGGGGCCATGAAATTTATTTAAGGGTCCTCAATGTACATACaaatacatataaaatatatttacagTATCCGGATCATTTATATGAATTGCATGTTCCAACAGTACTATCCATCTATCTATAATATATTAATCcaatattcctatggtattgaatcATCATGAACGAATTAATCACGACATTCAACTGAGcgagactgttaggtatattcctatcctaaccgtgaAATCTTTTTAAGtaccacgggttcagaaacaagtcCTCTAATTCTACTTTAATTTAAATACGGCCTTCCTAAGCATAACATAGATAGTAtggtgaattggtagctacaacaattgACAAGTCAAAACTAGAATTAGAGAAACAAGTAAAAATTGACAATTCGTATTAATAAGGATGCAATTAACAAACTTTCATATTCATGTCAATCACAACCCAAAAACAAAGAACTAGCCACTCATAGTTATGCTAATGAATATATTAATGTTTAAAAGCATAAAACTagagaaatgaagaaaaactCTGACTTTTGGCGCCCAAATTGCTCCGACAGCATTTCTCCTTCCCAAAGGTCGAACTCCCTTTAAAAACTGAGTTTAAGAACTATTTGTATGTGTAGGAATATTCCTGACTGATTTTAACCAAGTCCAACCAGTTGGCCTCAAAAATGCTTTGAGTGCGCCGGCGCCGCACTGAAGGTGGCACCGACTTTGGGTGCTCACTAGGGATAGCACTAAAATTGAGTGCTATAGTTGGTGCTGGACTTCTCTCTCATCTCAcaatattttatgttattttcttggaTAACACTTTAGTTTTATCGTACCAGTaccaaagaaatatttggagcacaaattatatattttgtgtaTGAAGATTTTACTGGGAAAACCCGGAGAAAACCGAAAAACTCAAGGAAAACCAAGATTAAAAAATCCGAATTTTGTTGGTTTGGTAAATGAAAAACTCGAACCAACCCGACATAGGTACACCCCTCATCTTCTAAGTGCATGGTACTTTTTCAGTGTAAGAAACTATTCTTTCGAGTTTGAAACGCGCTTGGATTATGTTAGCAGattagtgtttttttttttttcaattcccaGATTAACTGGGAGTTGTATTTTATCATAGCAGAGGAATACAAGAGGGGGATACATCCTTACCTCCAAAATCCAGGATACAACAAAAGGATAATAAGCTATCCTTCACAAAAACAGGCATGGTGAACAATTCTTGCATCCCATACCCCTTACAGAGAACTAAATTAGCTAACAAAAAAATTGGCCTTATCAAACTTTGTTCTAACGCTAAGCATTTGACTCTTATCCAACTGAAAAGGTCCTTTAGCTCCTTTAGGAAGCTGCTGAAAGGTAAAGAAGTATGACTCTATATTAGTTGAGGATGCTAGTTTAGCAAGGTAGTCCGTCACTTGATTTGCCTCACGGTAGCAATGCAGTGTGTTGACATTTGCTTCGTCTAGCATCTGAGATGTACTTTCAATTAAGTTATTCATTTTGTAATTGTTGGCCCTTTTTTCTTTCAGCATGTTAGCTACAATCAAAGAGTCAAGTTCCAGGCAAAAATCTGTGTATCCATTTTGAACACACCAATTGATTCCAAACCATGTTGCTTGAGCTTCAATGTAGTTGTTACTTTTGCCTTGAGTTGAAACAGAGAAGGCCATGATTAGATCTCCCTTGTCATCCCTGAGAATTCCTCCCATACCAGCTTTCCCATTTTCTTTAATAAAGCTTTCATCAGTATTTAGCTTAAGAGAGCCTTTTTCCGGTTTATTCCAGATGACAATAGTAATCTTTTGGACTGGTTGTAGCTGTAGCATAGTGTCGCAATACATAGCCCATGGAAGTGAAATATTGCAGCTGGGAAAGGCCTTCGAAACTGCTGCTCTAATTATCCATAGTACTTGCTGCTCCATTTTGAGTAGGTTGAACTTCTTTTGGTTGCCATATTTACACGGGCATCTTTCTTTCCAAATTATCCAGCATATAATAATGGGAGCAATTTGGATCACCAACTTATGTACTGCATTAACTTCCTTACCCTACCACCAATTGTTAATAGTATATCTAACTGACCTTTGGTGATGTATTATTCCGAGTGGTGAACCTATTAGTTTCCAAATATAAGTAGCTGCATCTCCTTCCATGAAAACATGATCAATAGTTTCCGTTTTAGGATTACTACAGCAGTTACATCTGGAAACCATTTGTTTACCAAAGTTgattaacacatcatcaaatggTAGTTTTCTATACCATAATCTCCAAGTAAGAAATGAAATATTAAATAGAATGGAAGAATGTCATACCTTGCTTAGTAACTGCTCCTTAGGTGTGCTACTTCTGATAATTTGCATAGCAGACTTGTTGGAGTAAGTTCCATCTTGCGTAAGGTCCCAGTAAATTTTATCTGGTGATGTGCTCCTCCCTATCTCAATCTCCATTATGTGCTGAACCATAGAGCTTGGAAGGATATCATGGACTTTATTGATATTCCATTCCCCATTCTGAATAAAGTATTTGACAAGGATCTTCAGATTTTTATATGTACCCGGGGCTAGATTTGCAAGTGAACCTTTAGAAGACCAATTGTCCCACCGGAAACTACAATTCTCTGAGTTTATTTGCCACACCATATGAAATTCTGCGTTCTTTCTGACCTTAGTCAGATACTTCCAAGAGTGAGAATTATCGGATGCCCATTGTTTAGCAGCTGGATGTGCTCTAATACAATATTTATTCTTAAGAAAGTTAGCCCACATAGATGGTGTAGTTCTAAACCTCCACCATCTTTTTGTGGCTAGAACGTCACTAATGTCTTCCATTCTTCTAATTTCTATGCCTCCTTCATCTGTAGGATAACATAAATTCTTCCAAGATCTCCAATGATATTTCTTATGATCACCATCTGTTCCCCAGAAGAAATTGGCAAAGTGTTTTCAATGAGACGAAAGGTTGCTTTTGGAGGGCACATAGCAGAAAGGGTATAATTAGGAAGTGATTGCAATACACTGTTAATAAGAACCAATTTTCCTCCATGGGAAAGTAATTTTTCATGCCAACCATTGAGTCTTTTTATCACTTTGTGAACCATGTCGTCAAAATAAGCCATTTTCTTTCTGCCTACATAAATAGGGCAACCAAGATAGTTAAAAGGGAATTGTTTGTCCATGAAACCTGTACGATCCCTTATCCTATTAATTCTGAAAGCACATGTGTTAGGAGCAGTCACAAAGAAACTTTTATCCCTATTGACTAGTTGGCAAGAGCTTCTCTCATAAACGTTAATCACTTTTATAATCATATTAATAGATGTGTTATTACCACTACTGAAGATAATAATATCATCAGCATATGCAAGATGGTTAATAATAGGCCCCCTGCGAGGCATAGAGAATGGAGTAAAATTGTCATTTAGATTAAGATTATTCAGAGATCTTGAGAGGACATCGGCAACAGGAATAAAGAGAGATGGGGATAATGGATCCCCTTGTTTTAAGCCCTGTGAGGAGGTAAAGAAACCAACTCTAGAACCATTAATGATAATTGAATACCACACTGCAGAAATAAGATTGTGAATTAAATCAATCCAAGATTCTGAGAAACCATATCTCCTGAGAACTGATGTGACAAAGGACCAAGACATTCTATCGTAGGCTTTTGCCATATCTAATTTGATAACAATATTGCCCCCCGAGTTCTTCTGGGAGATATTATGAATAATTTCTTGAGCAAGAAGAACATTTTCAATGATTAATCTATCCTTTACAAAGCCAGTTTGGTTGTCACAAATTAGTTTTGAAAGCATATGATTAAGTCTAAGAGAAAGTACTTTGGAAATAATTTTGTTGGTGAAGTTGGAAAGGCTGATAGGCTTGAACTCTGAGAAATTTGTGGGTGCCTCAatttttgggattaaaacaaGGCAAGTATGTGAGTAGAACTTGGTAAGGTTTTTACCATTGAAGAAATCCCTAACAAAAGCAATAACATCTTTCTTGATAATATCCCAACAATGATGAAAGAAAGTACCATTGAACCCATCCGGACCAGCAGTGCTATCAGCACTAAGGCTGAAGATTGCTTCCTTAATTTCCTCTTCATTAGGGATAGCTGATAGCATGATATTATCCTCATCGGATATGCAATTAGGAATACAATTCAAAATATTAGGATTGATGGTAGGCTTAGGGAGATTGAACAGAGATTTAAAATGTTTGACAGCAGCTTTAGCAATATTCACTTAGGATTGACAATTCGTATACACCGAGATTGAACAGAGATTCAAAATATTTTTGCTTAGGTTTGACAGCGTTGTTAGTTATCTGTTAAAATACGAATTGTCTCGCTCAGTTGAATGTGGAATACACCGAGATTGAGATTCAAGAATTAGGTTTTCTATTGCTAAAGAATTAGAGAGTCTCTCTCTGTTCACTTAGGTTTGACAGCGTTGTTAGTTATCTGTTAAAGCTGTTATAAAATTTGGTATACACCGAGCTTTTCCGGGACATTTTTGTCGGCCTCAAGTGTCATGTCCATTGTGTTGTATGATAGTAGTCCAGCATAGACGTGTTGACGGATCCTGTTCGACTTACATTTCAAACCAGCAATTTGAATATTAGTATTCTACTAGTGGTGTAAAAACTCCTTAGATAGAACACTAAGGATGTATTGGACATTTTTGCCCTTCATTCTTCATTTTACTAATCTGGTTTGGGACAAGGCAATCTTGCATTGGTGACTGTAAAAACTCAGTTGTATCAGTAGTCTAAGGATCTTCAACCGTTTTAGCCCAACATTTAGGAAACATAAAGGCTCATAATATAAACTTGTAACATCATCCAATTTAAAACATAACCAGAATCATCTCAAAGATTTAGACATGCTGAATAAGATTCATAATCAGGTAATCTAGTTGGAGTAAGGTGTCTTTCAACACTAACAGTGAGACATGCTTATTAAGCAAAGTAACAAACAATGAAGTAAAACAATACAGACACAACAAACTGGAAACAGGCAAACAGTAATTTTACAACTCAGAAAGAAAACACTCCACCATGATTAGGACCTCGAAATACAACAGACCGAGTAAGGATTGTTCAAGCCGACAGTGGAGCGCATTTATTTAAACATTTCTCCAAAATCATGGAGACAGACTCATTTTCGAATGCTTGACTATACAAAAGACAAACAGGCTTCCTTTATTGAAACAATCTCATCAGATGAACGGACTGCAGAAAACATGAAATGCGGTGACACCATATCCATGACCCAGGCTCCCAGAAAGGTCAATGTCCTGATTCTTCCCTGCAGAAAGGAGGAAAACTGGTGCAAATAAGTTCGAAAGAAACCACTAAATCATTCACAGTAATCCATCTACTATAATAGTACCATAGAAGTCCATCTACACTAGAATAAAAAGAATGGTATTTTCTATTCTGAATCATGGTCGATCTGTTCGTATAAGTAAAAGCAGAGTGCATTCAGAATGTAAGTTGAAAGAAATAGTCTTTCACGAATTGCTATATTAGAAGAATGCGAATAAATTACAAAAGATACAGTCTTACACAGGCATTCTACTAAATGAGATAGATGCAGTCACGGAAAATATATGCCAGCTGGAAAAGAATGTAGTCGTGCAAACAAAAGTTTAATGAAGACTATCATagagatttaatcattttaataCAAATAAATTCGACTGACCTTTCAAATCATTTTGTGGCCTTGGATCCAGCTTCAGGAGGGAATATGGTGAAGTTGAATTTGATGCTTTTAGATGTCTTCCTTTCCTGTATTTCTTTTGC
This region of Nicotiana tomentosiformis chromosome 4, ASM39032v3, whole genome shotgun sequence genomic DNA includes:
- the LOC104088287 gene encoding uncharacterized protein isoform X2; amino-acid sequence: MLPATVLCTKANLAFGHQLVSHGRRTDLAFGHNTKSSKTSAHFGLKPKVKRLQLGRLCICNRARRKTLFTTGAGGGGGGGGGGGGGMDSILERDEKIRKLTQAILWSAEGVYVLWLFLLPYAPVIVGGVHLLEAPVLHPMSEGLFNFVIGWTFMFAPLLFSDRKRDRYKGSLDLLWGLQMFLTNTFLIPYMAIRLNKIDSEYPPRATSQLGSIMTRGAPIVGLIGGAACLLSTFWAIFGRGDGDFGSISDRWEFLLGYLSSERLAYAFIWDICLYSIFQPWLIGDNLQNIQEDKVGLVRYLSYVPVVGLVAYCLCLDTQEEY
- the LOC104088287 gene encoding uncharacterized protein isoform X1, translating into MLPATVLCTKANLAFGHQLVSHGRRTDLAFGHNTKSSKTSAHFGLKPKVKRLQLGRLCICNRARRKTLFTTGAGGGGGGGGGGGGGMDSILERDEKIRKLTQAILWSAEGVYVLWLFLLPYAPGDPVWAISSETVNDLIGLSLNFFFILPLLNAGGVHLLEAPVLHPMSEGLFNFVIGWTFMFAPLLFSDRKRDRYKGSLDLLWGLQMFLTNTFLIPYMAIRLNKIDSEYPPRATSQLGSIMTRGAPIVGLIGGAACLLSTFWAIFGRGDGDFGSISDRWEFLLGYLSSERLAYAFIWDICLYSIFQPWLIGDNLQNIQEDKVGLVRYLSYVPVVGLVAYCLCLDTQEEY
- the LOC138909472 gene encoding uncharacterized protein, producing MEDISDVLATKRWWRFRTTPSMWANFLKNKYCIRAHPAAKQWASDNSHSWKYLTKVRKNAEFHMVWQINSENCSFRWDNWSSKGSLANLAPGTYKNLKILVKYFIQNGEWNINKVHDILPSSMVQHIMEIEIGRSTSPDKIYWDLTQDGTYSNKSAMQIIRSSTPKEQLLSKGKEVNAVHKLVIQIAPIIICWIIWKERCPCKYGNQKKFNLLKMEQQVLWIIRAAVSKAFPSCNISLPWAMYCDTMLQLQPVQKITIVIWNKPEKGSLKLNTDESFIKENGKAGMGGILRDDKGDLIMAFSVSTQGKSNNYIEAQATWFGINWCVQNGYTDFCLELDSLIVANMLKEKRANNYKMNNLIESTSQMLDEANVNTLHCYREANQVTDYLAKLASSTNIESYFFTFQQLPKGAKGPFQLDKSQMLSVRTKFDKANFFVS